A single genomic interval of Romboutsia ilealis harbors:
- the cobU gene encoding bifunctional adenosylcobinamide kinase/adenosylcobinamide-phosphate guanylyltransferase has product MSQVILVTGGARSGKSNFAEKLCKEQNNNTAYIATSIPFDDEMKERVKKHKESRPQNWKTYEIYKDIYTIINDISKEHKTVILDCVTLLVNNLMFTYEIDIDNSTQDEINELEKYIKEQVEKLLIEIKKTNLYFVIVTNELGLGGVSINKLTRIYTDIIGRINQQIATHSDEVYFVVSGIPMKIKG; this is encoded by the coding sequence ATGAGCCAAGTTATATTAGTAACAGGTGGAGCAAGATCTGGGAAAAGTAATTTTGCAGAGAAGCTATGTAAAGAACAAAATAATAATACTGCTTATATAGCAACATCAATTCCATTTGATGATGAAATGAAAGAGAGAGTTAAAAAGCATAAAGAAAGCAGACCACAAAATTGGAAGACTTATGAAATATACAAAGATATATACACTATAATAAATGATATTTCTAAAGAACATAAAACTGTAATACTGGATTGTGTTACTTTATTGGTTAATAATTTAATGTTTACATACGAAATAGATATAGATAATTCGACACAAGATGAAATAAATGAATTAGAAAAATATATAAAAGAACAAGTTGAAAAATTACTTATAGAAATAAAAAAGACTAATTTATACTTTGTGATAGTTACAAATGAATTAGGATTAGGTGGAGTTTCTATAAATAAATTAACTAGAATATATACAGATATTATAGGAAGAATAAATCAACAAATAGCAACTCATAGTGATGAGGTATATTTTGTGGTAAGTGGAATTCCTATGAAGATAAAGGGGTAG
- a CDS encoding GHMP family kinase ATP-binding protein has translation MKYYGICPASCGEFVQGVMDRAEYLCSYAVDLYSTAEVEEKLNNINLGPLKSRKAIEAVFKKFNIPVEESKNISLKIRSKIPVGKGMASSTADIGATIGATLRLIKKELSSEEISKLASTIEPTDSIYIEKNSIFNPLNGEVIRHLGHVKDLRVVILEPNRTLNTMRIRKAPNYKKIKAQNKEIIKISFSLLEEGIKSNDMHKIGKASIFSSLANESIHKKEGLEKIIEISKNYGAYGVNVAHSGTVVGILIDKSMDDTRLIELLRNVGLDSVYKKMYTSNIIDGGIRAEQAWI, from the coding sequence ATGAAATATTATGGAATTTGTCCAGCATCTTGCGGCGAATTTGTTCAAGGTGTAATGGATAGAGCAGAATATCTCTGCTCATATGCAGTGGATTTATACTCTACTGCTGAGGTTGAGGAAAAGTTGAATAATATAAATCTTGGACCGTTAAAGTCTAGAAAAGCTATAGAAGCAGTATTTAAAAAGTTTAACATACCTGTTGAAGAGAGTAAGAATATATCTTTAAAAATAAGAAGTAAAATACCTGTTGGTAAAGGTATGGCAAGTTCTACTGCTGATATAGGAGCAACAATAGGAGCAACATTACGATTAATAAAAAAAGAATTAAGTAGTGAAGAAATATCAAAGCTAGCGTCTACTATAGAGCCAACAGACTCTATATATATAGAAAAAAATAGTATTTTTAATCCTTTAAATGGTGAAGTAATAAGGCATTTAGGTCATGTTAAGGATTTAAGAGTAGTGATATTAGAGCCCAATAGAACTTTAAATACCATGAGGATTAGAAAAGCTCCAAATTATAAAAAAATAAAGGCTCAAAATAAAGAAATTATAAAAATATCTTTTAGCCTTTTAGAAGAAGGAATAAAGAGCAATGATATGCATAAAATTGGAAAAGCGAGTATTTTTAGCAGTTTAGCTAATGAAAGTATACATAAAAAGGAAGGCTTAGAGAAAATAATAGAGATATCTAAAAATTATGGTGCTTATGGAGTTAACGTTGCTCATAGCGGAACGGTTGTAGGTATATTAATAGACAAATCTATGGATGACACTAGGTTAATAGAGTTATTAAGAAATGTAGGTCTTGATTCAGTTTACAAAAAAATGTACACATCAAATATAATCGATGGTGGAATTAGGGCGGAACAAGCATGGATTTAA
- a CDS encoding pyridoxal phosphate-dependent aminotransferase → MKDLGHGANVEPMARMYNKNPKDIIDFSSNINPNVIQGLEEYILEGLQESRSYPDIKYTNLRNNISQYIDVRPEFIIPGNGATEIIYLLMKSIDKRIAILNPTFSEYERSARLNNLDVINLNLDESNEFEIDLNNIKENINKFDSLFVCNPNNPNGKVKNLEKLLDIIVDNNKLLIVDETFMEFVEEEEKYSLVKYVEKYPNLFILKAVTKFFGLPGIRLGYGLTSNNDIIEKIYNYKEPWTINSFADTLSNYIFKDQKYIEDSKEYYIDERNFMLSELKSINSIHVYDTDTNFILIRLNDKRAKEIKVELLREGNILIRDASNFIGLDDRYIRIAIKSHKENELLIRHMKKLLGD, encoded by the coding sequence ATGAAAGACTTAGGACATGGTGCTAATGTAGAACCAATGGCAAGAATGTATAACAAAAACCCTAAAGATATAATTGATTTTAGTTCTAATATAAACCCAAACGTAATTCAAGGACTAGAGGAATATATATTAGAAGGATTACAAGAAAGTAGAAGCTATCCAGATATTAAATATACAAATCTAAGAAATAATATATCTCAGTATATAGATGTAAGACCAGAATTTATAATACCTGGAAATGGAGCAACTGAAATAATTTACTTGCTTATGAAAAGTATAGATAAAAGGATTGCTATATTAAATCCTACATTTTCTGAATATGAAAGAAGTGCAAGACTTAACAATTTAGATGTAATAAATTTAAATTTAGATGAAAGTAATGAGTTTGAAATAGATTTAAATAATATAAAAGAAAATATTAATAAATTTGATAGTTTATTCGTATGCAATCCTAATAACCCAAATGGGAAGGTTAAAAACTTAGAAAAACTTTTAGATATTATAGTAGATAATAATAAGTTATTAATAGTAGATGAAACTTTTATGGAATTTGTTGAAGAAGAAGAGAAATATAGCTTAGTTAAATATGTAGAGAAGTATCCAAATTTATTTATACTTAAAGCTGTTACAAAATTTTTTGGCCTTCCAGGAATAAGACTTGGATATGGCCTAACAAGCAATAATGACATAATAGAAAAAATATATAACTATAAAGAACCTTGGACAATAAATTCTTTTGCAGATACTTTATCTAACTATATATTTAAAGATCAGAAATATATAGAGGATAGTAAAGAGTATTATATAGATGAACGTAACTTTATGTTATCAGAGCTAAAATCTATAAATAGCATACACGTATATGATACAGATACAAATTTTATATTAATTAGACTTAATGACAAAAGGGCAAAGGAAATAAAAGTTGAATTGTTAAGAGAAGGAAATATTCTTATAAGAGATGCTTCGAATTTTATCGGATTAGATGATAGATATATAAGGATAGCGATAAAGTCTCATAAAGAAAATGAACTTCTTATAAGACATATGAAAAAACTATTGGGTGATTAA
- the cobT gene encoding nicotinate-nucleotide--dimethylbenzimidazole phosphoribosyltransferase yields the protein MSILESTVNNIDSLDKTSIEQAKKRLDRLIKPQGSLGKMEDICMQLAGIHKNKHFDTSKKVVIAFGADHGVYEEGVAPDPQNITYMQLPNFTKGICGVGVISKFVGADVIAVDIGVNCDHELEGVLNYKIRKGTSNMAKGPAMTIEEAIRSLEIGIEMAEDSIKKGYNLIGIGEMGICNTTPSSAIISVIDNCDPEDVTGIGAGLKKERVKFKADTIRKSIELNKPNPEDAIDILSKVGGFEIGGMAGVILGCSANRIPVVLDGFISYAAALLAYKINPKTREYMIASHSSAETGTQRALNILNLEPVLNMGMRLGEGSGAALAFNIIEASNYTYENMATFDEVDMGR from the coding sequence ATGAGTATATTAGAAAGCACAGTAAATAATATAGATTCTTTAGATAAGACTTCTATTGAACAAGCTAAAAAAAGGCTAGATAGATTAATAAAGCCTCAAGGTAGCTTAGGTAAGATGGAAGATATTTGTATGCAATTAGCAGGAATACATAAAAATAAACACTTTGATACTTCTAAAAAGGTAGTTATAGCTTTTGGAGCAGATCATGGAGTTTATGAAGAGGGTGTAGCACCAGACCCTCAAAATATAACATATATGCAATTACCAAACTTTACAAAAGGGATATGTGGAGTGGGCGTAATAAGTAAGTTTGTAGGCGCTGATGTGATAGCTGTAGATATTGGTGTAAACTGTGACCATGAATTAGAAGGTGTACTTAATTATAAAATAAGAAAAGGAACATCCAATATGGCTAAGGGTCCAGCTATGACTATAGAAGAGGCTATTAGATCTTTAGAAATAGGTATTGAAATGGCTGAAGATTCTATAAAAAAAGGATATAACTTAATAGGTATTGGAGAAATGGGTATATGCAATACTACACCAAGTAGTGCGATAATATCTGTAATAGATAATTGTGACCCAGAGGATGTAACTGGTATTGGGGCCGGATTAAAAAAAGAAAGAGTTAAATTTAAGGCAGATACAATAAGAAAATCTATAGAATTAAATAAACCAAATCCAGAAGATGCAATAGATATATTATCTAAAGTAGGTGGATTTGAAATCGGTGGTATGGCTGGAGTTATACTAGGATGTAGTGCTAATAGAATACCTGTGGTTTTAGATGGATTTATATCTTATGCAGCTGCATTACTTGCATATAAAATCAATCCAAAAACTAGAGAATACATGATAGCATCACATTCATCGGCAGAAACAGGAACACAGAGAGCTTTAAATATATTAAACTTAGAACCAGTTCTAAATATGGGAATGAGGTTAGGAGAAGGTAGTGGAGCGGCTCTTGCATTTAATATAATAGAGGCATCAAATTACACATATGAAAATATGGCTACATTTGATGAAGTAGATATGGGTAGATAG
- the cobS gene encoding adenosylcobinamide-GDP ribazoletransferase codes for MKRFISILQFMTRIPINIDTGFDEEFHKTITYFPLVGLVLGVLIYIIGLVSGIFFDSFITSIIVTLTLVILTGGLHIDGLGDTFDAIYSYRDKERMLEIMKDSRLGTNSVLAIMFLILLKIGFIYSIINNNLLWTVIFMPVVARLGVIVMMYKTVTPRENGMGNLFIGKASTSMFTIAILYTIILIIGISKLIFLASTFKVIMLISTIIILFIFNNLFKKHIYKKIDGVTGDILGCTIELGELIYLFCIYLLLI; via the coding sequence ATGAAAAGATTTATTTCTATACTTCAATTTATGACTAGGATACCAATAAATATAGATACTGGATTTGATGAAGAATTTCATAAAACCATAACATATTTTCCGTTAGTGGGACTGGTACTAGGTGTATTAATATATATTATAGGTTTAGTATCTGGCATATTTTTTGATTCATTCATAACATCAATAATAGTAACATTAACATTAGTCATATTAACCGGTGGACTACATATAGATGGATTAGGAGATACTTTTGATGCTATATATAGTTATAGAGACAAAGAAAGAATGCTAGAAATTATGAAAGACTCTAGATTAGGTACAAATTCTGTTTTGGCCATTATGTTTTTAATATTATTAAAAATAGGATTTATATATAGCATAATAAATAATAATCTACTTTGGACTGTAATATTTATGCCTGTAGTGGCAAGACTTGGAGTAATTGTTATGATGTATAAAACAGTAACTCCTAGAGAAAATGGAATGGGAAATTTATTTATAGGAAAAGCAAGTACATCGATGTTTACTATTGCTATACTATATACAATAATATTAATAATAGGAATATCAAAATTAATATTCTTAGCTTCAACGTTTAAAGTAATAATGTTAATAAGTACTATTATTATATTATTCATATTTAATAATTTATTTAAAAAACATATATACAAAAAAATTGATGGAGTAACGGGTGATATATTAGGTTGTACAATAGAACTTGGAGAGCTTATATATTTATTTTGTATATATTTATTATTAATATAG
- a CDS encoding cobyric acid synthase: MGKKIMLQGTASNVGKSILTAGLCRVFKQDGYSVAPFKSQNMALNSFITKEGLEMGRAQVFQAEACGIDPVADMNPILLKPSGNHRCQVIVRGKVREDMASSKYHTYKPQLAKELKTIFSEFSNNYDIVVMEGAGSTAEINLREHDIANMGMAEIADAPVIIVGDIDRGGVFASLAGTMMLLSEEERRRVKGVIINKFRGRKELLEEGIKMLEEIINVPVLGVIPYSDIKIEDEDSVTTRFKAVQGKRDIHIEIIRTPHMSNFTDFNIFETQNDVSVRYVGYGEALSNPDIVIIPGSKSTIDDLKYIRENGLEEQIKELQKRGKLIFGICGGYQMLGKKIKDPYHVEGEVEEIDGIGLLDTETIFEKEKTTTQVEAIIHPNLSGYMKNLSGKRVKGYEIHMGISKPGSEVSYLNLIDKKLGEEVSYLEGSINKNGNVVGTYIHGIFDEIDFTRELLNSIREEKGLEKLQSNVTSFDEFKQNEYDKLADLLRENLDIQKIYEIMTEHENKIL; encoded by the coding sequence ATGGGCAAAAAGATTATGCTACAAGGAACTGCGTCAAATGTTGGTAAAAGTATATTAACAGCAGGTTTGTGTAGAGTATTTAAACAAGATGGATATAGTGTTGCTCCATTTAAATCTCAAAATATGGCATTAAATTCTTTTATAACTAAGGAAGGTCTTGAAATGGGAAGAGCGCAAGTATTCCAAGCCGAAGCTTGTGGTATAGATCCAGTTGCAGATATGAATCCTATACTTTTAAAGCCATCTGGAAACCATAGATGCCAAGTTATAGTTAGAGGTAAAGTAAGAGAAGATATGGCATCTTCCAAGTATCATACATATAAACCTCAACTAGCTAAAGAATTAAAGACTATATTCAGTGAATTTAGCAATAACTATGACATCGTTGTAATGGAAGGTGCGGGAAGTACAGCCGAGATAAATCTAAGAGAGCATGATATAGCTAATATGGGTATGGCAGAGATTGCAGATGCACCAGTAATAATAGTAGGAGATATAGATAGAGGTGGTGTATTTGCATCACTTGCAGGAACTATGATGCTACTAAGTGAAGAAGAAAGAAGAAGAGTTAAAGGTGTAATAATAAATAAATTTAGAGGCAGAAAGGAACTTTTAGAAGAAGGTATAAAAATGCTAGAGGAAATAATAAATGTTCCTGTCCTTGGAGTTATACCCTATAGCGATATAAAAATAGAAGATGAAGATAGTGTTACAACTAGATTCAAGGCAGTACAAGGAAAAAGAGACATACACATAGAGATAATAAGAACTCCTCATATGTCTAACTTTACAGATTTCAATATATTTGAAACACAAAATGATGTAAGCGTCAGATATGTAGGGTATGGAGAAGCTTTAAGTAATCCAGATATAGTTATCATTCCGGGAAGTAAAAGTACAATAGATGACCTAAAGTATATAAGAGAAAATGGATTAGAGGAACAAATAAAGGAGCTACAAAAAAGAGGCAAATTAATATTTGGTATTTGTGGGGGTTACCAAATGCTAGGAAAGAAAATAAAAGATCCTTATCATGTAGAAGGAGAAGTTGAAGAGATAGATGGTATAGGCCTTTTAGATACAGAAACTATATTTGAAAAAGAAAAGACAACTACTCAAGTAGAAGCAATAATACACCCAAATCTTTCAGGATACATGAAAAACTTATCTGGTAAAAGAGTAAAAGGTTATGAAATACATATGGGAATAAGTAAGCCTGGAAGTGAAGTATCTTATTTAAACTTAATTGATAAAAAGCTAGGAGAAGAAGTTAGCTATCTAGAAGGTAGTATAAATAAAAATGGAAATGTAGTAGGTACATATATTCATGGAATATTTGATGAAATAGATTTTACTAGAGAACTTTTAAATAGTATAAGAGAAGAAAAAGGATTAGAAAAATTACAAAGTAATGTAACTTCTTTTGATGAATTTAAGCAAAATGAATATGACAAATTGGCAGATTTATTAAGAGAGAACTTAGATATACAAAAGATTTATGAAATAATGACAGAACATGAAAATAAAATTTTATAG
- a CDS encoding histidine phosphatase family protein, whose amino-acid sequence MVKLILVRHALTVDNQESRLSGHIDSSVSEEGKEQIDKITNYLKDFDIDKIYTTTSSRTKDTVKKLSELKSIEIIEKESLKEISFGDFEGLTFKEIENRYPEEFQDMIKKGYEYKYPNGESLIDSYNRVCTELDNIISDCDNQTILICSHGGTIRNIITYLISNSYKYHWNFKIDNGSVTILEIQDGFTVITTMNNTSFI is encoded by the coding sequence ATGGTAAAATTAATATTAGTTAGACATGCTCTAACAGTAGATAATCAAGAAAGTAGATTATCTGGACATATAGATAGCTCTGTAAGTGAAGAAGGAAAAGAGCAAATAGATAAGATTACAAATTACTTAAAGGATTTCGATATAGATAAAATTTACACTACAACATCTTCTAGAACTAAAGATACTGTAAAAAAATTATCTGAATTAAAATCTATAGAAATTATAGAAAAAGAAAGTTTAAAAGAAATAAGTTTTGGAGATTTTGAAGGATTAACTTTTAAAGAGATAGAAAATAGATATCCTGAAGAATTTCAAGATATGATAAAAAAAGGATATGAGTACAAATATCCTAATGGAGAGAGTTTAATAGATTCATATAATAGAGTTTGTACAGAATTAGATAATATTATATCTGATTGCGATAATCAAACAATTCTTATTTGTTCTCATGGAGGAACAATAAGAAATATAATAACTTATTTAATATCAAATAGTTATAAATACCACTGGAATTTTAAAATTGATAATGGATCAGTTACAATTTTAGAAATACAAGATGGGTTTACAGTTATAACTACTATGAATAATACTAGTTTTATATAG
- the cbiB gene encoding adenosylcobinamide-phosphate synthase CbiB: MNILSIYIGYIIDLIIGDPYSFPHPVRFIGKLIKITEDQIRKVAKNDKALKIGGFILWFITVGVTYLVTYLIVKLSSLIPGGFLIANSFLIYTTLATKCLKDEAVKIYELLKTKDIEKARVQVSYIVGRDTTHLDEGEIIRATVETVAENTVDGIIAPMFYAFIGGAPLAMAYKAINTLDSTVGYKNDKYKDLGFASAKIDDIANFIPARISSILMAIGSFILKYNYKDALKISIRDRKNHKSPNCAYPEGAVAGALGIQLGGINIYFGKAVYKPTIGDKHREIEVDDIVKTNKIMYATSITSIVVFTIIFKFLY, from the coding sequence ATGAATATACTATCTATTTATATAGGTTATATAATCGACCTGATTATAGGAGATCCATATTCTTTTCCTCACCCTGTTAGATTTATTGGAAAATTAATAAAAATAACTGAAGATCAAATAAGAAAAGTAGCAAAGAATGATAAAGCATTAAAAATAGGTGGATTTATTCTATGGTTTATTACAGTTGGAGTAACTTATCTTGTTACATATTTAATAGTTAAATTAAGTAGCTTGATTCCAGGCGGTTTTTTAATAGCAAACTCATTCTTGATTTATACAACACTAGCTACTAAATGCTTAAAAGATGAAGCAGTAAAAATATATGAATTATTAAAAACTAAAGATATAGAAAAAGCAAGAGTTCAAGTATCTTATATAGTTGGAAGAGATACAACACATTTAGATGAAGGCGAGATAATAAGGGCAACTGTAGAAACAGTAGCAGAAAATACTGTAGATGGAATTATAGCACCTATGTTTTATGCTTTCATAGGCGGAGCACCATTAGCGATGGCATATAAAGCAATAAATACTTTAGATTCTACAGTAGGATATAAAAATGATAAATATAAGGACCTGGGATTTGCATCAGCTAAAATTGATGATATAGCAAACTTTATACCAGCTAGAATATCATCTATATTAATGGCAATAGGAAGCTTTATATTGAAATATAACTATAAAGATGCATTAAAAATATCTATAAGAGATAGAAAAAATCATAAGAGTCCAAACTGTGCTTATCCAGAAGGAGCAGTTGCTGGAGCATTAGGAATTCAATTAGGTGGAATAAATATATACTTTGGAAAAGCAGTATACAAACCAACTATAGGAGATAAGCATAGAGAGATAGAAGTTGATGACATAGTAAAAACAAATAAAATAATGTATGCAACATCAATAACATCGATAGTTGTATTTACTATAATTTTCAAATTTTTATACTAA
- a CDS encoding cobyrinate a,c-diamide synthase translates to MKKILIAGTNSGVGKTTISLGIMQALTKRNMKVQPYKVGPDYIDPSYHTFITGRHSRNLDSYMLDDEKIKYVFNDASKDADISVVEGVMGLYDGIGIDLDNCTSSYTSKLLKAPVILVINGKAMAASSAAMVLGYKELDKNVDIKGVIVNNVKTKSHYEIIKKAIETYCNIEVLGYFPPNNEFSLESRHLGLVPSVEIESLKTKFSNLADEIEKYIDIDRIIEISETEEVESEFDIRDFIEKNKLENKTIAIAYDKGFNFYYRENIELLEDLGLNIKYFSPLNDKEVPISDYIYIGGGFPEIFAKEIELNKSMRESIRNAHEKNIPIYAECGGLMYLGEKLVDQNENEYDMVGILKGISKMTKSLRRFGYCYGIAKEDTILSNVGEVIKGHEFHHSVFESEEECAYIMKKERDKKIVDEWEGGYSKGNTLATYLHTHFYNNLNCIEKFLGKHKNDLNKEKLLVKEEN, encoded by the coding sequence ATGAAAAAGATTTTAATAGCAGGGACGAATAGTGGTGTAGGTAAAACCACTATCTCACTAGGAATAATGCAAGCTCTTACTAAAAGAAATATGAAAGTTCAGCCATATAAGGTTGGACCAGACTATATAGATCCTTCATATCACACTTTTATAACAGGAAGACATTCTAGAAACTTAGATTCATATATGTTAGATGATGAAAAGATAAAGTATGTATTTAATGATGCATCTAAAGATGCAGATATATCAGTAGTTGAAGGTGTTATGGGTCTATATGATGGTATTGGAATCGATTTAGATAATTGCACAAGTTCTTATACATCAAAACTTTTAAAGGCTCCAGTTATACTTGTTATAAATGGAAAAGCTATGGCAGCATCTAGCGCAGCTATGGTACTTGGATACAAAGAGCTTGATAAGAATGTTGATATAAAAGGTGTAATAGTTAATAACGTAAAAACTAAATCACACTATGAAATAATAAAAAAAGCTATAGAAACATATTGTAATATAGAAGTTTTAGGATACTTCCCACCAAATAATGAATTTTCATTAGAGTCAAGACACTTAGGATTAGTACCAAGTGTTGAAATAGAATCTTTAAAGACGAAATTCAGTAACTTAGCAGATGAAATAGAAAAGTACATAGATATAGATAGGATAATAGAAATTTCAGAAACTGAAGAAGTTGAAAGTGAATTTGATATAAGAGACTTTATAGAAAAAAATAAATTAGAAAATAAGACTATAGCTATAGCTTATGATAAAGGTTTTAACTTCTATTATAGAGAAAACATAGAGCTTCTTGAAGATTTAGGATTAAATATAAAATATTTTAGTCCATTAAATGATAAAGAAGTACCTATATCTGATTATATATATATTGGTGGAGGATTCCCTGAGATATTTGCAAAAGAAATAGAGCTAAACAAATCTATGAGGGAATCTATAAGAAACGCTCATGAAAAAAACATTCCAATATATGCTGAATGTGGTGGGCTAATGTATTTAGGTGAAAAACTTGTAGACCAAAATGAAAACGAATACGATATGGTTGGAATTTTAAAAGGAATTAGTAAAATGACAAAATCTTTAAGAAGGTTTGGATATTGCTACGGAATTGCCAAAGAAGATACAATCTTATCAAATGTAGGAGAAGTAATAAAAGGACATGAATTCCACCATTCTGTATTTGAGAGTGAAGAAGAATGTGCTTATATAATGAAGAAGGAAAGAGATAAAAAAATTGTTGATGAGTGGGAAGGTGGATATAGCAAAGGAAATACACTAGCTACATATTTACATACTCATTTCTATAACAACTTAAATTGCATAGAGAAGTTTTTGGGTAAGCACAAAAATGACTTAAATAAAGAGAAATTATTAGTAAAGGAAGAGAATTAA
- a CDS encoding sirohydrochlorin cobaltochelatase has product MKKAVLVVSFGTSYKETREKTIEACENKIKEGLKEYDFFRAFTSNMIIRKLKNRDGLHIENPVEALDRLYKEGYQEVIVQTLHIICGKEFNKLKEQVESYKDRFEKIILGRPLLTYIEDYKEIVEAIENQIPKMESQEVVVFMGHGTFHESHSAYTTLEYVLRDSGINAYVGTFEGYPEIEFLIRRLQVNNIKTVNLMPFMLVAGNHVINDMAGDGEYSWKSIFKSHGFEVKIHLQGLGENPYIQNKFMRHAQSCIVNLK; this is encoded by the coding sequence ATGAAAAAAGCAGTTTTAGTAGTGAGTTTTGGGACAAGTTATAAAGAAACTCGAGAAAAAACTATAGAAGCTTGTGAAAATAAAATAAAAGAAGGATTAAAAGAATATGACTTTTTTAGAGCCTTTACTTCTAATATGATAATAAGAAAATTAAAAAATAGAGATGGTTTACACATAGAAAATCCAGTAGAAGCATTAGATAGATTATATAAAGAAGGATATCAAGAAGTTATAGTTCAAACACTTCATATAATATGTGGAAAAGAATTCAACAAGCTAAAAGAACAAGTTGAGAGTTATAAAGATAGGTTTGAAAAGATAATACTAGGTAGGCCATTATTGACATATATAGAAGACTACAAGGAAATAGTAGAAGCTATAGAAAATCAAATACCAAAAATGGAGTCTCAAGAGGTTGTTGTATTTATGGGGCATGGAACATTTCATGAGTCGCACTCGGCATATACAACTTTAGAATATGTGTTAAGGGATTCTGGTATAAATGCATATGTAGGAACATTCGAAGGCTATCCAGAAATAGAATTTCTTATAAGAAGGTTACAAGTAAATAACATAAAAACAGTAAATTTAATGCCATTTATGCTAGTAGCAGGGAATCATGTAATAAATGACATGGCAGGAGATGGAGAATATTCTTGGAAGAGTATATTTAAAAGTCATGGATTTGAGGTAAAAATACACTTACAAGGATTAGGTGAGAATCCTTATATCCAAAATAAATTTATGAGACATGCACAAAGTTGTATAGTAAATTTAAAATAA